A part of Diceros bicornis minor isolate mBicDic1 chromosome 10, mDicBic1.mat.cur, whole genome shotgun sequence genomic DNA contains:
- the LIMS2 gene encoding LIM and senescent cell antigen-like-containing domain protein 2 isoform X2: MAARLGALAASGLYRRRQCRQSPPPATPGNMSSALANAVCQRCQARFAPAERIVNSNGELYHEHCFVCAQCFRPFPEGLFYEFEGRKYCEHDFQMLFAPCCGSCGEFIIGRVIKAMNNSWHPGCFRCELCDVELADLGFVKNAGRHLCRPCHNREKAKGLGKYICQRCHLVIDEQPLMFRNDAYHADHFSCTHCGKELTAEARELKGELYCLPCHDKMGVPICGACRRPIEGRVVNALGKQWHVEHFVCAKCEKPFLGHRHYEKKGLAYCETHYNQLFGDVCYNCSRVIEGDVVSALNKAWCVNCFSCSACSGKLTLKNKFVEFDMKPVCKRCYEKFPLELKKRLKKLSELAARKAHPKAVGLNSA; the protein is encoded by the exons ATGGCTGCCCGGCTGGGCGCGCTCGCCGCGTCGGGGCTGTACCGGCGGCgccagtgccggcagagcccgccGCCCGCCACGCCCGG CAACATGTCCAGCGCCTTGGCCAATGCGGTGTGCCAGCGCTGCCAGGCGCGCTTCGCCCCCGCAGAGCGGATCGTCAACAGCAACGGAGAGCTGTACCATGAGCACTGCTTCGTGTGTGCCCAGTGCTTCCGGCCGTTCCCCGAGGGGCTCTTCTACGAG TTCGAAGGCCGGAAGTACTGTGAACACGACTTCCAAATGCTGTTTGCTCCGTGCTGCGGATCCTGTG GTGAGTTCATCATCGGCCGTGTCATCAAGGCCATGAACAATAGCTGGCACCCGGGGTGCTTCCGCTGTGAGCTGTGTGACGTGGAGCTGGCTGACCTGGGCTTTGTGAAGAACGCGGGCAG GCACCTGTGCCGGCCCTGCCACAACCGTGAGAAGGCCAAGGGCCTGGGCAAGTACATCTGTCAGCGGTGCCACCTGGTCATCGACGAGCAGCCCCTCATGTTCAGGAATGATGCGTACCACGCGGACCACTTCAGCTGCACCCACTGTGG GAAGGAGCTGACTGCTGAGGCCCGCGAGCTGAAGGGTGAGCTCTACTGCCTGCCCTGCCATGACAAGATGGGCGTCCCCATCTGTGGGGCCTGCCGCCGGCCCATCGAGGGCCGTGTGGTCAACGCGCTGGGCAAGCAGTGGCATGTGGAG CACTTTGTCTGTGCCAAGTGTGAGAAGCCATTCCTGGGTCACCGGCACTATGAGAAGAAGGGCCTGGCTTATTGCGAGACCCACTACAACCAG CTCTTTGGGGATGTCTGCTACAACTGCAGCCGTGTGATTGAGGGCGACG TGGTGTCAGCCCTCAACAAGGCCTGGTGTGTGAACTGCTTCTCCTGTTCCGCCTGCAGCGGCAAGCTCACCCTGAA gaacaagtttgtggaGTTCGACATGAAGCCCGTGTGTAAGAGATGCTACGAGAAGTTCCCGCTGGAGCTGAAGAAGCGGCTGAAGAAGCTGTCGGAGCTGGCCGCCCGCAAGGCCCACCCCAAGGCTGTGGGCCTCAACTCCGCCTGA
- the LIMS2 gene encoding LIM and senescent cell antigen-like-containing domain protein 2 isoform X1 — MTGSNMSSALANAVCQRCQARFAPAERIVNSNGELYHEHCFVCAQCFRPFPEGLFYEFEGRKYCEHDFQMLFAPCCGSCGEFIIGRVIKAMNNSWHPGCFRCELCDVELADLGFVKNAGRHLCRPCHNREKAKGLGKYICQRCHLVIDEQPLMFRNDAYHADHFSCTHCGKELTAEARELKGELYCLPCHDKMGVPICGACRRPIEGRVVNALGKQWHVEHFVCAKCEKPFLGHRHYEKKGLAYCETHYNQLFGDVCYNCSRVIEGDVVSALNKAWCVNCFSCSACSGKLTLKNKFVEFDMKPVCKRCYEKFPLELKKRLKKLSELAARKAHPKAVGLNSA, encoded by the exons CAACATGTCCAGCGCCTTGGCCAATGCGGTGTGCCAGCGCTGCCAGGCGCGCTTCGCCCCCGCAGAGCGGATCGTCAACAGCAACGGAGAGCTGTACCATGAGCACTGCTTCGTGTGTGCCCAGTGCTTCCGGCCGTTCCCCGAGGGGCTCTTCTACGAG TTCGAAGGCCGGAAGTACTGTGAACACGACTTCCAAATGCTGTTTGCTCCGTGCTGCGGATCCTGTG GTGAGTTCATCATCGGCCGTGTCATCAAGGCCATGAACAATAGCTGGCACCCGGGGTGCTTCCGCTGTGAGCTGTGTGACGTGGAGCTGGCTGACCTGGGCTTTGTGAAGAACGCGGGCAG GCACCTGTGCCGGCCCTGCCACAACCGTGAGAAGGCCAAGGGCCTGGGCAAGTACATCTGTCAGCGGTGCCACCTGGTCATCGACGAGCAGCCCCTCATGTTCAGGAATGATGCGTACCACGCGGACCACTTCAGCTGCACCCACTGTGG GAAGGAGCTGACTGCTGAGGCCCGCGAGCTGAAGGGTGAGCTCTACTGCCTGCCCTGCCATGACAAGATGGGCGTCCCCATCTGTGGGGCCTGCCGCCGGCCCATCGAGGGCCGTGTGGTCAACGCGCTGGGCAAGCAGTGGCATGTGGAG CACTTTGTCTGTGCCAAGTGTGAGAAGCCATTCCTGGGTCACCGGCACTATGAGAAGAAGGGCCTGGCTTATTGCGAGACCCACTACAACCAG CTCTTTGGGGATGTCTGCTACAACTGCAGCCGTGTGATTGAGGGCGACG TGGTGTCAGCCCTCAACAAGGCCTGGTGTGTGAACTGCTTCTCCTGTTCCGCCTGCAGCGGCAAGCTCACCCTGAA gaacaagtttgtggaGTTCGACATGAAGCCCGTGTGTAAGAGATGCTACGAGAAGTTCCCGCTGGAGCTGAAGAAGCGGCTGAAGAAGCTGTCGGAGCTGGCCGCCCGCAAGGCCCACCCCAAGGCTGTGGGCCTCAACTCCGCCTGA
- the GPR17 gene encoding uracil nucleotide/cysteinyl leukotriene receptor, with translation MNRLELASPGLITNSSLATAEQCGQETPLENVLFASFYLLDFILAFVGNALALWLFTRDHKSGTPANVFLMHLAMADLSCVLVLPTRLVYHFSGNHWPFGEIPCRLTGFLFYLNMYASIYFLTCISADRFLAIVHPVKSLKLRRPLYAHLACAFLWVVVAVAMAPLLVSPQTVQTNHTVVCLQLYREKASHHALVSLAVAFTFPFVTTVTCYLLIIRSLRQGPRVEKRLKNKAVRMIAMVLAIFLVCFVPYHVHRSLYLLLYRGSGTSCAAQRVLALGNRITSGLTSLNGALDPVMYFFVAEKFRDALCNLLCGRRLLGPPPSTDGKTNESSLSARSEL, from the coding sequence ATGAATCGCCTCGAGCTGGCCTCCCCAGGTCTGATCACCAACTCCTCCCTGGCCACCGCAGAGCAATGTGGCCAGGAGACGCCGCTGGAGAACGTCCTCTTTGCCTCCTTCTACCTCCTGGATTTCATCCTGGCTTTTGTGGGCAAtgccctggccctgtggcttttCACGCGGGACCACAAGTCGGGCACCCCCGCCAACGTGTTCCTGATGCACCTGGCCATGGCCGACCTGTCCTGTGTGCTGGTCCTGCCCACCCGCCTCGTCTACCACTTCTCCGGGAACCACTGGCCATTTGGGGAAATCCCGTGCCGACTCACGGgcttcctcttctacctcaacATGTATGCCAGCATCTACTTCCTCACCTGCATCAGTGCTGACCGCTTCCTGGCCATCGTGCACCCCGTCAAGTCCCTCAAGCTCCGAAGACCCCTCTATGCCCACCTGGCCTGCGCCTTCCTCTGGGTGGTGGTGGCCGTGGCCATGGCCCCGCTGCTGGTGAGCCCACAGACCGTGCAGACCAACCACACTGTCGTCTGCCTGCAGCTGTACCGGGAGAAGGCCTCCCACCACGCCCTCGTGTCCCTGGCCGTGGCCTTCACCTTCCCGTTTGTCACCACGGTCACCTGCTACCTGCTGATCATCCGCAGCCTGCGGCAGGGCCCGCGCGTGGAGAAGCGCCTCAAGAACAAGGCGGTGCGCATGATCGCCATGGTGCTCGCCATCTTCCTGGTGTGCTTTGTGCCCTACCACGTCCACCGCTCCCTCTACCTGCTGCTCTACCGCGGCAGCGGCACCTCGTGCGCCGCCCAGCGCGTGCTGGCCCTGGGGAACCGCATCACCTCCGGCCTCACCAGCCTCAACGGGGCGCTCGACCCGGTCATGTACTTCTTCGTGGCCGAGAAGTTCCGCGACGCCCTGTGCAATCTGCTCTGTGGCAGGAGGCTCTTGGGCCCGCCCCCCAGCACTGACGGGAAGACCAACGAGAGCTCGCTGAGCGCCAGGTCAGAGCTGTGA